The sequence below is a genomic window from Fluoribacter dumoffii NY 23.
AATTAAGAACTCGCAAGTTTTTATATTAATTGACAAGGTAAATTCCCATAACTGGGGTTGTTATTTCAATGAGTAGTTAAGGCACTGCCGGGATTATGATTAACTGAGGTCAAACTCTTGCCCACACTGAACAAAACCTGCAAACCCATGAGATTTTGCATTCGGTAATTCCCCATCATTGTAATGATATAACCAAAGCTTTGCTTTGATTTTGGGATCCAATGTATCCAGCTGCTTAAAGTGAGTATGTACTCCACTTGGAACCTCAAGAGTTTCACAATCATGAAAAATTAAGGTGGCTTCCCGATAATGTTTCTCAAAACGATCAGGGGTAAATTGGGCGTCTGTAGTGATGAAAAATGATTTTCCTTTATGACGAATAGTCAAACCATAGCTAGGCATCAACTCTCCATTTGAAAAAATATGGACTGTTTGTACCAAATTTAACTGCAAGCCTTCCCAATGAAAAGCTTGTCCTTCCTTAATCATTCGAACCGAAAAATAATCATTTAGGGTGGCTTCTTTCTCCTCAAGTGTTCTCAGGCCTCCACTTAAGCTATGTTCCCACAGTGGCTGAACCAGATTCTCATGGATAATTAAGGTAGATAAGCCATTTTGCGAAACGAATTTACGTTGAAAAGCGAACCATTCCATCCCGCCTATGTGATCGGCATGCAAGTGGCTAATGTAGACCGCATCAATTTCTTGAGGAAGATATCCAGCCCGGGTTAATGAAAAACGA
It includes:
- a CDS encoding MBL fold metallo-hydrolase, with protein sequence MKLLFLGAGSGIGTDFGNFQSNMLLFTDSGKKLLIDCGTDIRFSLTRAGYLPQEIDAVYISHLHADHIGGMEWFAFQRKFVSQNGLSTLIIHENLVQPLWEHSLSGGLRTLEEKEATLNDYFSVRMIKEGQAFHWEGLQLNLVQTVHIFSNGELMPSYGLTIRHKGKSFFITTDAQFTPDRFEKHYREATLIFHDCETLEVPSGVHTHFKQLDTLDPKIKAKLWLYHYNDGELPNAKSHGFAGFVQCGQEFDLS